A single genomic interval of Camelina sativa cultivar DH55 chromosome 11, Cs, whole genome shotgun sequence harbors:
- the LOC104723860 gene encoding uncharacterized protein LOC104723860 isoform X1, whose product MSLASDSTVPTVSTVTVSYSELKQSDTDLSERIEQGFGPNGLGILSVKDVPGYSALRKNLLQLAPRLAGLPEEVKRELEDAHSRYNFGWSHGKEKLESGKLDVLKGSYYANPLQDVPTSNTYEIKRYPSYCGSNIWPRNSLPELEGAFKALGSLMFKVGHMVAYHCDQYVSKGIKQHEEQNLEKILLDSRCHKGRLLYYFPAQDSTMHDNDSISSWCGWHTDHGSLTGLTRAIFSRDSVEVPCPDPDSGLYIQTRSGQIVKVVYGEEEIAYQIGETTAILSRGYLCATPHCVRAPQGEEARGLERSTFALFMQPDWNQKLTFPKDVTIHEELSLSDSVLTFGEYTEKLLNKYYDTKP is encoded by the exons ATGTCTCTCGCGTCGGACTCCACCGTGCCAACTGTCTCCACGGTCACCGTATCTTACTCGGAGCTCAAG CAGAGCGACACAGATTTGTCTGAGAGGATTGAACAAGGATTTGGACCTAACGGACTTGGAATACTCTCGGTTAAAGAT gtTCCAGGGTATTCAGCTTTACGAAAGAATCTACTTCAGCTTGCACCTAG GTTAGCTGGTCTTCCTGAAGAGGTGAAGAGAGAGCTTGAAGATGCTCATAGTAG aTACAATTTTGGTTGGAGCCATGGCAAAGAGAAACTTGAATCTGGGAAGCTTG ACGTGTTGAAGGGTTCCTACTATGCTAACCCTCTACAAGATGTACCAACAAGTAATACATATGAAATAAAGCG GTATCCATCATATTGTGGATCAAACATATGGCCAAGGAATTCTTTACCGGAGCTCGAAGGAG CTTTCAAAGCTCTTGGTAGTCTGATGTTCAAAGTTGGGCATATGGTAGCTTACCACTGTGATCAATATG TGTCAAAGGGTATAAAACAACATGAAGAGCAAAATCTTGAAAAGATACTACTTGACTCTCGGTGTCACAAAGGCCGTCTACTTTATTATTTTCCTGCACAAGATAG CACTATGCATGACAACGATTCCATCTCGTCTTGGTGTGGATGGCATACGGACCATGGTTCACTCACAG GTCTTACTCGTGCAATATTTTCTAGAGATTCAGTGGAAGTACCTTGTCCAGATCCTGATTCTGGCTTATACATACAAACACGGTCTGGTCAGATCGTAAAG GTTGTCTATGGGGAAGAAGAAATAGCATACCAAATAGGCGAGACAACAGCAATTCTATCGAGGGGTTATCTTTGTGCTACACCTCATTGCGTACGG GCGCCACAAGGAGAGGAGGCTCGTGGTCTAGAGCGATCGACATTTGCATTGTTCATGCAACCTGACTG GAATCAGAAGCTTACATTCCCAAAGGACGTTACAATCCATGAAGAGTTATCTCTCTCTGATAGCGTCTTGACGTTTGGAGAATATACAGAGAAACTGCTCAACAAATACTACGATACAAAACCATAG
- the LOC104723860 gene encoding uncharacterized protein LOC104723860 isoform X2 — translation MSLASDSTVPTVSTVTVSYSELKSDTDLSERIEQGFGPNGLGILSVKDVPGYSALRKNLLQLAPRLAGLPEEVKRELEDAHSRYNFGWSHGKEKLESGKLDVLKGSYYANPLQDVPTSNTYEIKRYPSYCGSNIWPRNSLPELEGAFKALGSLMFKVGHMVAYHCDQYVSKGIKQHEEQNLEKILLDSRCHKGRLLYYFPAQDSTMHDNDSISSWCGWHTDHGSLTGLTRAIFSRDSVEVPCPDPDSGLYIQTRSGQIVKVVYGEEEIAYQIGETTAILSRGYLCATPHCVRAPQGEEARGLERSTFALFMQPDWNQKLTFPKDVTIHEELSLSDSVLTFGEYTEKLLNKYYDTKP, via the exons ATGTCTCTCGCGTCGGACTCCACCGTGCCAACTGTCTCCACGGTCACCGTATCTTACTCGGAGCTCAAG AGCGACACAGATTTGTCTGAGAGGATTGAACAAGGATTTGGACCTAACGGACTTGGAATACTCTCGGTTAAAGAT gtTCCAGGGTATTCAGCTTTACGAAAGAATCTACTTCAGCTTGCACCTAG GTTAGCTGGTCTTCCTGAAGAGGTGAAGAGAGAGCTTGAAGATGCTCATAGTAG aTACAATTTTGGTTGGAGCCATGGCAAAGAGAAACTTGAATCTGGGAAGCTTG ACGTGTTGAAGGGTTCCTACTATGCTAACCCTCTACAAGATGTACCAACAAGTAATACATATGAAATAAAGCG GTATCCATCATATTGTGGATCAAACATATGGCCAAGGAATTCTTTACCGGAGCTCGAAGGAG CTTTCAAAGCTCTTGGTAGTCTGATGTTCAAAGTTGGGCATATGGTAGCTTACCACTGTGATCAATATG TGTCAAAGGGTATAAAACAACATGAAGAGCAAAATCTTGAAAAGATACTACTTGACTCTCGGTGTCACAAAGGCCGTCTACTTTATTATTTTCCTGCACAAGATAG CACTATGCATGACAACGATTCCATCTCGTCTTGGTGTGGATGGCATACGGACCATGGTTCACTCACAG GTCTTACTCGTGCAATATTTTCTAGAGATTCAGTGGAAGTACCTTGTCCAGATCCTGATTCTGGCTTATACATACAAACACGGTCTGGTCAGATCGTAAAG GTTGTCTATGGGGAAGAAGAAATAGCATACCAAATAGGCGAGACAACAGCAATTCTATCGAGGGGTTATCTTTGTGCTACACCTCATTGCGTACGG GCGCCACAAGGAGAGGAGGCTCGTGGTCTAGAGCGATCGACATTTGCATTGTTCATGCAACCTGACTG GAATCAGAAGCTTACATTCCCAAAGGACGTTACAATCCATGAAGAGTTATCTCTCTCTGATAGCGTCTTGACGTTTGGAGAATATACAGAGAAACTGCTCAACAAATACTACGATACAAAACCATAG